One window from the genome of Hemiscyllium ocellatum isolate sHemOce1 chromosome 28, sHemOce1.pat.X.cur, whole genome shotgun sequence encodes:
- the LOC132829196 gene encoding small ribosomal subunit protein bS6-like — MLKQEKQADILKQVKQAGILKQEKQADMPKQVKQAGILKQEKQADMPKQMKQADRLKQVKQAGILKQVKQAGILKPVKQADILKQEKQADMLKQVKQADRLKQVKQAGILKQVKQAGILKPVKQAGILKQVKQADIQKQVKQAGILKQEKQADILKQVKQASILKQVKQADILKQEKQADILKQVK; from the coding sequence atgctgaaACAGGAAAAACAGGCTGATATACTGAAACAGGTGAAACAGGCTGGTATACTGAAACAGgaaaaacaggctgatatgcCAAAACAGGTGAAACAGGCTGGTATACTGAAACAGgaaaaacaggctgatatgcCGAAACAgatgaaacaggctgatagacTGAAACAGGTGAAACAGGCAGGTATACTGAAACAGGTGAAACAGGCTGGTATACTGAAAccggtgaaacaggctgatatactGAAACAGgaaaaacaggctgatatgctgaaacaggtgaaacaggctgatagacTGAAACAGGTGAAACAGGCAGGTATACTGAAACAGGTGAAACAGGCAGGTATACTGAAACCGGTGAAACAGGCTGGTATACTGAAacaggtgaaacaggctgatatacaGAAACAGGTGAAACAGGCTGGTATACTGAAACAGGAAAAACAGGCTGATATACTGAAACAGGTGAAACAGGCTAGTATACTGAAacaggtgaaacaggctgatatactGAAACAGGAAAAACAGGCTGATATACTGAAACAGGTGAAATAG